Proteins from a single region of Aureibacter tunicatorum:
- a CDS encoding HAD domain-containing protein: MIKPKLILDLDGVLITTATWKADEIDSDGYSKFNTTCVSNLNRLLKTKKFDIVLSSTRRTVKSLDDFNEIFMFRQINSPITEFLPNYKNCRNRKEEIECYIQEVDIKDFLIIDDDKSLNDANQFIKDRLIQTELLKGFNTDKLKEAINVISNCFSE, translated from the coding sequence ATGATCAAACCCAAATTGATATTAGATCTTGATGGCGTGTTAATCACGACGGCAACTTGGAAAGCGGATGAAATTGACTCTGATGGTTATTCAAAATTTAATACAACTTGCGTTTCAAACCTTAATCGACTCTTAAAAACCAAAAAGTTCGACATTGTTTTAAGTTCAACTCGAAGAACAGTCAAAAGCTTGGATGACTTCAATGAAATTTTCATGTTCAGGCAAATCAACAGTCCTATTACAGAGTTTTTGCCAAACTATAAGAACTGTAGAAATCGAAAAGAGGAAATAGAGTGCTATATCCAAGAAGTAGATATAAAAGATTTTTTAATCATTGATGATGACAAATCTTTAAACGATGCAAATCAATTTATCAAAGATCGATTGATTCAAACTGAACTATTGAAAGGTTTTAATACAGATAAATTAAAAGAAGCTATCAACGTAATCAGTAACTGCTTTTCAGAATAG